A region from the Lentimonas sp. CC4 genome encodes:
- a CDS encoding DUF3859 domain-containing protein, giving the protein MLHSSTRLIAFICTSLILSYASFAEGVRSSLLLMSLDRSTTPEQKTFTSIGKADKVPLIIDHGFTVKFTLSGQYQDLQSVQLRVQHPEMKEPNGTRYSMVDRQEATRLIDGKRMVICAYLFEEPWELVSGKWKVQIFDGETLLDSVEIETAEAHITNIQPLLNPRYNQLAEAESLSPDDLSWIGKQIEYSPLDQCIGVALLFRQYPTAFDEPLCDYFKIDKTAPTQTLSEDEANRTVNEIIERYHSRTPLEISTRVYLHFKNSHQIFTRSDGTVLYLEQIFRTSVFTGTLQLSDSELITLSTYIDRDQ; this is encoded by the coding sequence ATGCTTCATTCTTCAACACGACTCATCGCATTCATTTGCACGTCTTTAATCCTCTCATACGCAAGCTTTGCTGAAGGTGTCAGGTCTTCGCTATTACTGATGAGTCTCGATCGCAGCACGACTCCCGAACAGAAAACATTCACGTCAATCGGTAAGGCTGATAAAGTCCCGTTGATCATTGATCACGGATTCACCGTAAAATTCACCCTGTCAGGGCAATACCAAGACCTCCAAAGTGTGCAACTACGCGTGCAGCACCCAGAGATGAAAGAGCCAAACGGAACCCGCTACAGTATGGTGGACCGACAAGAAGCAACCAGACTCATCGATGGTAAACGCATGGTCATTTGCGCTTACCTGTTCGAGGAGCCATGGGAACTGGTATCCGGCAAATGGAAGGTGCAGATTTTTGATGGAGAAACGTTATTAGACTCAGTCGAGATCGAAACCGCAGAAGCACACATCACGAACATCCAACCACTCTTAAACCCTCGCTACAATCAACTCGCGGAGGCTGAAAGCTTAAGCCCCGACGACTTATCTTGGATCGGCAAACAAATCGAATACAGCCCACTCGATCAATGCATCGGCGTCGCCTTGCTCTTCAGACAATACCCGACTGCATTTGACGAGCCACTCTGCGACTACTTCAAAATAGACAAGACAGCTCCAACTCAGACGCTTTCAGAGGATGAAGCAAACCGCACAGTCAACGAAATCATCGAACGCTACCATAGTAGAACGCCACTAGAAATCTCAACCCGCGTCTATCTACATTTCAAAAACAGCCACCAAATCTTCACCCGAAGCGACGGAACAGTCCTCTATCTAGAACAGATCTTTCGAACCTCAGTCTTTACTGGGACTTTACAACTAAGTGACTCCGAACTCATCACTCTTTCAACTTATATAGATCGAGACCAATAG
- a CDS encoding C-terminal helicase domain-containing protein: MNRDGIRADTIHGDRTQAAREDALRRFKLGETPVLVATDVAARGIDVKKIGLVINYDLPMDSENYVHRIGRTARAGESGHAISLCTEWDEDVVRLCSIQRLIKQALPTDRAHDFHDDLIEGLHCEGIPLPEGYKVVRKPKGARPAKKPESKDAGKPREKGAKHKPSGQRFRGFGRGRP, encoded by the coding sequence TTGAACCGCGACGGCATCCGTGCGGACACGATTCATGGCGACCGCACACAGGCGGCCCGCGAAGATGCACTGCGTCGCTTTAAGTTGGGGGAGACGCCCGTGCTGGTGGCGACAGATGTCGCGGCGCGCGGGATCGATGTGAAAAAAATTGGGCTGGTGATCAATTACGACTTGCCGATGGACTCGGAAAATTACGTGCACCGCATCGGCCGCACGGCGCGAGCGGGCGAGAGTGGGCATGCGATCAGTTTGTGCACCGAGTGGGATGAAGATGTGGTGCGCTTGTGTTCGATTCAGCGGCTGATCAAGCAGGCGCTGCCGACCGATCGCGCGCATGATTTTCATGATGATTTAATCGAAGGCTTGCACTGCGAAGGGATTCCGTTGCCCGAAGGTTATAAAGTGGTGCGCAAGCCGAAGGGCGCGCGACCGGCCAAGAAACCCGAATCGAAGGACGCAGGCAAACCACGCGAGAAAGGAGCGAAGCATAAACCATCAGGTCAGCGTTTTCGCGGTTTTGGACGCGGGCGTCCGTAG